In Nonomuraea sp. NBC_00507, the following are encoded in one genomic region:
- a CDS encoding DddA-like double-stranded DNA deaminase toxin, with protein MNVRPAAERALLGDRAAVCALLAELPRLVAQDDREQVGRIKSQGEPEVAAAANAALVSDDPSAVAKFLDGGWETAREIDLRASVNKMKAAGGPEVKAAANAVLRNGSRADLGKFIESGWRVPYRMDLRVVVNRAMSEGGPQVQAAANRALQDGSQEMLERFAQIDWGVAQARDNEAQTLNDLRASAAEATRRAAFETVSAVAQADRAKAEAAAAKSDAEEAQRLAALAGQESAEAKRQAQRAAEAADRAAAASRVAVQAARTAATAARAASGAAARAATAAARAHTKSDEAWAAATAAELDAAAVAKAEKHNRDMQRIGPEITALISPINQIIAVTEQAHAAVAAANSARANTEAAGRAAEAAGRYAGQASAEARNAFAAAARAKASADQARRATEETVRQADIAKDAAGKARDAATRAVTYAEQSASAAASAAQHAGGAVNAAELATQHANNAYRAAEDALQAAETAQIVYKAAREVDAERLQKELELELSFARHISQKAAEARLGEARGFDVPMGQYHTPQIDALIAEVANAPETEAASAALKAREVARYFATVPGTWTSSAAMTALGEDDDLMVIEFVKSGLASAEEQDDRTRLTGLMITGSAAMRAAAQDALDSGWSDVIEFLKDPDYPERPAEDREEVNGILSDARSTGHTHIEEAANIALRSNDPDALKKFLDKEHNTAYAIDVRAKVGAIAGDDSHGTEVRNGAQIALAGTTAMQVEFLEVERHRAAQRDYATATHNYIASSLMIETSQIAQQAVDFARTAQAAAAEARGAAEEAIGYANDAGKAAEEAKKFATDAVAHARDAAASAERAAEAVRTAAAATKQAQQSARSASLSARWARASAVSAAKDAASAYAAYDTAYAAQIAAGKSASEAARIAAEVFETYRLEAEGHLRELKRELKEHCENAPKLGNPGYHDCDARAEEILNDPKGPLHDPDGFAKDNIEHCKRQFVGKAQDACMSIVLSPIFSFAAREIGNRETDAQRLAEEYIALTGMDLINAASQYGLVGDCKNALKGGVADAAQSVTDCLTGALELSEDPDWDEYASQWRGTFVESHVPEELRFGEYNSIWGTMYLLARQSDLSILWATRETELATSILRTIPIGCIQEGGHCPFEDAARQLKDVSETIKRLNNQGYIVDESGRVLDANGLPIATLPPVTDLEKWANYTVESGLHDDLAALEQRLSLLYTQQFGLPMAPPAWHLETQLAYRVATREVALRENTLRLVMNNPGGVCDAVPIDGTGPDQRRQAVAGCIQAVKLLLPAGTTMIIHYPDPDNPAELLEVTVRGVGRWLD; from the coding sequence GCCGCCGCCAATGCCGCTCTGGTCTCGGACGACCCCAGCGCCGTGGCGAAGTTCCTCGACGGTGGCTGGGAGACCGCCCGGGAGATCGACCTGCGCGCCAGCGTGAACAAGATGAAGGCGGCCGGCGGACCGGAGGTCAAGGCTGCCGCGAACGCGGTGCTGCGCAACGGGTCGCGTGCGGACCTGGGGAAGTTCATCGAATCTGGCTGGCGGGTGCCGTACCGGATGGACCTGCGCGTGGTCGTCAACCGGGCGATGTCCGAGGGGGGCCCGCAGGTGCAGGCCGCGGCGAACCGGGCGCTCCAGGACGGCAGCCAGGAGATGCTGGAGCGTTTCGCCCAGATCGACTGGGGGGTGGCCCAGGCCCGGGACAACGAGGCCCAGACCTTGAACGATCTCCGGGCGAGCGCCGCGGAGGCGACCCGCCGCGCGGCGTTCGAGACGGTCTCCGCGGTCGCGCAGGCCGACCGTGCGAAAGCCGAGGCCGCTGCGGCCAAGAGCGACGCGGAAGAGGCGCAACGCCTCGCCGCGCTGGCCGGGCAGGAGTCGGCGGAGGCCAAGCGTCAGGCCCAACGCGCTGCTGAGGCCGCCGACCGCGCCGCGGCCGCGTCCCGGGTCGCCGTACAGGCCGCGCGGACAGCGGCGACGGCCGCGCGCGCAGCCTCTGGGGCCGCCGCACGCGCGGCGACCGCGGCGGCGCGGGCGCACACGAAGTCGGACGAGGCGTGGGCGGCCGCGACGGCGGCAGAGCTGGACGCGGCAGCCGTTGCCAAAGCGGAGAAGCACAACCGGGACATGCAGCGGATCGGTCCGGAGATCACCGCGTTGATCTCGCCCATCAATCAGATCATCGCCGTGACCGAGCAGGCGCACGCCGCGGTCGCCGCCGCCAATTCGGCCAGGGCGAACACCGAGGCCGCCGGACGCGCGGCCGAGGCCGCCGGGCGTTATGCGGGGCAGGCCAGCGCCGAGGCCCGAAACGCGTTCGCAGCGGCCGCGCGGGCGAAAGCGAGCGCGGACCAGGCGAGGCGCGCCACCGAGGAGACGGTACGTCAGGCCGACATCGCCAAGGACGCGGCCGGAAAGGCGCGCGACGCGGCGACGCGCGCCGTGACCTACGCGGAGCAGTCGGCAAGCGCCGCGGCGAGCGCGGCCCAGCATGCGGGCGGCGCCGTCAACGCGGCCGAGCTGGCGACGCAGCACGCGAACAACGCCTACCGCGCGGCGGAGGACGCGTTGCAGGCGGCTGAGACGGCCCAGATCGTTTACAAAGCGGCGCGTGAGGTGGACGCCGAACGACTTCAGAAGGAGCTGGAACTTGAGCTGTCCTTCGCCCGGCACATCAGCCAGAAAGCCGCCGAGGCCCGATTGGGGGAGGCTCGCGGCTTCGATGTGCCAATGGGCCAGTACCACACCCCGCAGATCGACGCGCTGATCGCCGAGGTCGCCAACGCGCCGGAGACCGAGGCCGCATCGGCGGCCCTCAAGGCGCGGGAGGTGGCCCGCTACTTCGCGACCGTGCCCGGCACGTGGACCAGTTCGGCGGCCATGACGGCTCTCGGCGAGGACGATGACCTCATGGTCATCGAGTTCGTCAAGAGCGGACTCGCCTCCGCCGAAGAGCAGGACGACCGCACGAGGCTGACCGGCCTCATGATCACCGGCAGCGCGGCCATGAGAGCAGCCGCTCAGGACGCTCTCGACAGCGGATGGTCCGACGTCATCGAGTTCCTCAAGGACCCGGACTACCCCGAGCGACCCGCCGAGGACCGGGAGGAGGTCAACGGCATCCTTTCTGACGCCCGCAGCACCGGCCACACCCACATCGAGGAGGCGGCGAACATCGCCCTGCGTTCGAACGACCCGGACGCCCTCAAGAAGTTCCTCGATAAGGAGCACAACACCGCTTACGCGATCGACGTCCGGGCGAAGGTCGGCGCGATCGCCGGGGACGACTCTCACGGGACCGAGGTGCGCAACGGCGCCCAAATCGCGCTGGCCGGCACGACGGCGATGCAGGTCGAGTTCCTGGAGGTGGAGCGGCACCGTGCGGCCCAGCGCGACTACGCGACCGCGACGCACAACTACATCGCCAGTTCCTTGATGATCGAGACCTCGCAGATCGCGCAGCAGGCCGTCGACTTCGCGCGCACCGCGCAGGCTGCGGCGGCTGAGGCCCGCGGTGCGGCGGAGGAGGCCATCGGTTACGCGAACGACGCCGGCAAGGCGGCCGAGGAGGCGAAGAAGTTCGCGACCGATGCCGTCGCCCACGCCCGCGACGCCGCCGCGTCCGCGGAACGGGCCGCCGAGGCCGTCCGCACCGCCGCCGCAGCGACCAAGCAGGCCCAGCAGTCGGCCAGGTCGGCGTCCCTCTCGGCCCGCTGGGCCCGCGCCTCGGCCGTCTCGGCGGCAAAGGACGCGGCCAGCGCCTACGCCGCCTATGACACCGCGTACGCCGCGCAAATCGCGGCCGGCAAGAGCGCGTCCGAGGCGGCTCGCATCGCCGCGGAAGTGTTCGAGACTTATCGGCTCGAGGCCGAGGGACATTTGCGCGAGCTCAAGAGGGAGTTGAAAGAGCACTGCGAGAATGCACCCAAACTCGGCAACCCTGGATACCACGACTGCGACGCACGCGCTGAAGAGATCCTGAACGACCCCAAGGGGCCGCTCCACGATCCGGACGGCTTCGCCAAGGACAACATCGAGCACTGCAAGAGGCAGTTCGTCGGCAAAGCCCAGGACGCCTGCATGTCCATCGTCCTGAGCCCGATATTCTCCTTCGCGGCAAGGGAAATCGGTAACCGGGAGACTGACGCTCAACGCCTCGCCGAAGAGTACATAGCTCTGACCGGCATGGACCTGATCAACGCCGCCTCCCAGTACGGCTTGGTCGGCGATTGCAAGAACGCCCTCAAGGGCGGTGTCGCGGATGCGGCGCAGTCGGTCACGGACTGCCTCACTGGAGCCCTGGAACTGTCCGAAGATCCCGACTGGGACGAGTATGCGTCCCAGTGGAGGGGGACCTTCGTGGAGTCGCACGTCCCGGAGGAACTTCGGTTCGGCGAGTACAACTCGATCTGGGGAACGATGTACCTGCTCGCGCGCCAATCTGATCTATCCATCCTGTGGGCGACCCGCGAGACCGAGCTGGCAACGTCGATACTGCGCACTATTCCGATCGGATGCATCCAGGAAGGCGGACACTGCCCGTTCGAGGACGCGGCGCGCCAGCTCAAGGACGTGAGCGAGACCATCAAACGGCTCAACAACCAGGGCTACATCGTGGACGAGTCCGGACGGGTGCTCGATGCGAACGGCCTGCCGATCGCGACTCTGCCACCGGTCACCGATCTGGAGAAGTGGGCGAACTACACCGTCGAGAGCGGTCTGCACGACGACCTCGCGGCCCTCGAACAACGTCTCAGCCTGCTGTACACGCAGCAGTTCGGCCTGCCCATGGCGCCCCCGGCCTGGCACCTTGAGACGCAGCTCGCCTATCGCGTCGCCACGCGGGAAGTGGCGCTACGCGAGAACACGCTACGGCTTGTCATGAACAATCCGGGCGGTGTCTGTGACGCGGTGCCGATCGATGGCACCGGACCTGATCAGCGGCGCCAGGCCGTGGCAGGATGCATCCAAGCCGTCAAACTGCTGCTTCCGGCCGGCACGACCATGATCATCCACTACCCGGACCCGGACAATCCGGCAGAGCTGCTTGAAGTCACCGTGCGTGGCGTCGGCCGCTGGCTGGACTGA
- a CDS encoding NACHT domain-containing protein — protein MTADHPCPPDPTEAGSAADFVRSLVRLKQWAGEPSLSRLRSLGGQTVTSDGVTIDALPKSTTSHVLRQTDRLPRWDFVKAFVTACLRYRDYPAELIPGELERWRAARTALAEPDTRTPSGGERRTSSAVGPEPPAVAAGIAETTGPLGPDPAVDLLARRVAREEDRARKGLLGGYSIAPVSFGPHADLIRHDVGTGADLHAIGEFFGGLHPQRLLVVGESGAGKTVLAIELVLQLLEPLLTTGGRPGHRQMVPVRLNAARWTLGSPFEPWLAEQLVQDFGLAAKDADRLVRDRQVLPVLDGLDELDPEPSMGTPRRAIGLLTELNRYSDLSGRRPGAVVVTCRAGRYTELAEARSGLDNATRIHLHDLTIEQINAYLRTRWPDGHSCDTHRDGIHAALSGPSGTAVHTALATPWRLLLTVTAVESGADPAELLDADPDPDPRVAAARIARRLLDAYVPAATELTPRTAHGAPYRPEQVRSWLENLASHLRWQAAHTAETDRPPPGLTPIDIVPHLLWPIGGRRRVRALHGLCCAIFAVIAMLAFWAGSAADRPGDLRDSLDLGEGLTLALMGSWVAIATGLSLSPWPAAAGGRTNVPRRRRVIGGLLGALAGSPIGVLCGLAGLVLTGGGVFGPGFAIAAGAAGGSVFGAVIGLTAAARRGAERMTVSEAVRAEPVTLLGFGLCGALTGLPPLRLVGAGPVALAAEVMGAFTLAFALGIVFKIATGGWSKDAELAHPREALHRNPLIGVAFGLIGGVAAFLVFVMHQGVLTSLACAVVGGVTFGLAFGAIAWSRTMIGLIIAAARGVLPLRLWTFLDWACEARLLRVSGATYQFRHRELQDFLTPSEGDSRYLGLSSELAGQPLEGR, from the coding sequence ATGACCGCAGACCACCCCTGCCCGCCCGATCCCACCGAGGCCGGAAGCGCCGCGGACTTCGTCCGGTCGCTGGTCCGTCTCAAACAGTGGGCGGGCGAGCCGTCCCTGAGCAGGCTGCGGTCTCTCGGCGGCCAGACGGTGACCTCGGACGGAGTCACGATCGACGCGTTGCCCAAGAGCACGACCTCACACGTTCTCCGGCAGACCGACAGGCTGCCGCGGTGGGATTTCGTGAAGGCCTTCGTCACCGCCTGCCTCCGTTACCGCGACTATCCAGCCGAGCTGATTCCCGGCGAACTCGAACGCTGGCGCGCGGCCAGGACCGCCTTGGCCGAGCCGGACACCCGTACACCATCCGGCGGCGAGCGGCGAACGTCCTCGGCGGTCGGGCCGGAGCCGCCGGCGGTCGCGGCCGGGATCGCGGAAACCACCGGTCCTCTCGGGCCGGACCCGGCCGTTGATCTCCTGGCGCGTCGGGTGGCCCGGGAAGAGGACAGGGCGCGCAAAGGGCTGCTCGGAGGCTACAGCATCGCGCCGGTCTCCTTCGGGCCGCACGCGGACCTGATCCGCCACGACGTCGGCACCGGTGCCGACCTGCACGCGATCGGCGAGTTCTTCGGCGGTCTGCACCCGCAGCGCCTGCTGGTCGTGGGCGAGTCAGGAGCGGGCAAGACGGTGCTCGCCATCGAACTGGTGCTGCAGCTGCTGGAGCCCTTGCTGACCACCGGCGGACGACCCGGTCACCGGCAGATGGTGCCGGTACGCCTGAACGCCGCACGATGGACCCTGGGAAGCCCGTTCGAACCATGGCTGGCCGAACAGCTGGTGCAGGACTTCGGGCTCGCGGCCAAGGACGCGGATCGGCTGGTGCGGGACCGCCAGGTGCTGCCGGTGCTGGACGGTCTGGACGAACTGGACCCCGAGCCGTCCATGGGGACGCCTCGCCGGGCGATCGGCCTGCTGACCGAGCTCAACCGGTACAGCGACCTTTCCGGACGGCGGCCGGGGGCGGTCGTCGTGACCTGCCGAGCCGGCCGCTACACCGAGCTGGCCGAAGCACGCAGCGGGCTCGACAACGCCACCCGGATCCATCTGCATGACCTGACCATCGAACAGATCAATGCGTACCTGCGCACCCGCTGGCCGGACGGCCATTCCTGCGACACCCACCGCGACGGCATCCACGCGGCACTGTCCGGACCGTCGGGGACGGCCGTCCACACCGCCCTGGCCACCCCCTGGCGGTTGCTGCTGACCGTGACCGCCGTGGAGTCCGGCGCCGACCCGGCCGAGCTGCTCGACGCCGACCCGGACCCCGACCCTCGAGTGGCGGCGGCGCGGATCGCCCGCAGGCTGCTCGACGCGTACGTCCCGGCGGCGACCGAACTCACCCCACGCACCGCCCACGGCGCTCCGTACCGTCCCGAACAGGTGCGATCCTGGCTGGAGAACCTGGCCTCCCACCTGCGGTGGCAGGCTGCCCACACCGCCGAGACGGATCGGCCGCCGCCCGGTCTGACACCGATCGACATCGTCCCGCACCTGCTGTGGCCGATCGGTGGCCGGCGCCGGGTCCGGGCGTTGCACGGTCTGTGCTGTGCGATCTTCGCCGTCATCGCCATGCTGGCGTTCTGGGCGGGGTCGGCGGCCGATCGCCCCGGTGACCTGCGCGACTCGCTCGACCTGGGCGAGGGGCTCACCCTGGCGCTCATGGGGAGCTGGGTGGCCATCGCCACCGGCCTGTCGCTGTCGCCGTGGCCGGCCGCCGCCGGCGGGCGGACCAACGTCCCTCGCAGGCGGCGCGTGATCGGGGGTCTGCTCGGCGCTCTGGCGGGCAGCCCGATCGGCGTGCTCTGCGGCCTGGCCGGACTCGTGCTGACCGGAGGCGGGGTCTTCGGTCCTGGTTTCGCCATCGCCGCGGGGGCGGCCGGGGGCTCGGTGTTCGGAGCGGTCATCGGCTTGACCGCCGCCGCGCGGAGGGGAGCCGAGCGCATGACCGTATCCGAGGCGGTCCGCGCCGAGCCGGTCACCCTGCTGGGGTTCGGGCTGTGCGGCGCCCTCACCGGGCTGCCGCCGCTGCGCCTCGTCGGCGCCGGCCCGGTCGCACTGGCCGCGGAGGTCATGGGGGCCTTCACCCTGGCCTTCGCCCTCGGGATCGTGTTCAAGATCGCCACGGGGGGCTGGAGCAAGGACGCGGAGCTGGCCCATCCGCGAGAGGCCCTCCACCGCAACCCATTGATCGGCGTGGCCTTCGGCCTCATCGGCGGCGTCGCCGCCTTTCTCGTGTTCGTCATGCATCAGGGCGTCCTCACGTCGCTGGCGTGCGCGGTCGTCGGCGGGGTGACGTTCGGACTCGCCTTTGGCGCGATCGCCTGGTCCCGCACCATGATCGGCTTGATCATCGCGGCCGCGCGTGGGGTGCTTCCGCTGCGGCTGTGGACCTTTCTCGACTGGGCCTGCGAGGCACGGCTGCTGCGCGTCAGCGGCGCCACCTACCAATTCCGGCACCGCGAACTCCAGGACTTCCTGACCCCGTCCGAGGGCGACAGTCGTTATCTGGGGTTGTCCAGCGAACTAGCTGGTCAGCCGCTTGAAGGTCGTTAG
- a CDS encoding nSTAND1 domain-containing NTPase produces MGEGDGGGHRPPRAQAPTGLRPPRSGGVPLPSDHSDDVCPYQGLAPFETEKSEFYFGRARATHGLLERLGPRLDEHGSILLVSGASGVGKSSLLRAGLMPALTKGLLPLAGSQRWPRLLITPTSRPLQALAEGWMAAFGGHVETVHEQLRDDPKQMVSEAFSPDRRLVLVVDQFEELFTLVTDERERQSFVRALHALTEGPSGAGVIIGVRADYWDRCAAYPQFAEAIQDGQVIVEPMTESDLRLAITGPAAAVGLEIEPGLVETILGELRVDQAAGDRYEAGALPLLSQALRNTWERREDGRLTLRGYEESGRVRDSVRRTADEVLGRLSPEDSKAALRIFRRMTLITAGGRLGRRRVTPAEVHAAAAAQSAERRAQVEELLSAFADRRLLTLHEDSVEIAHDALLTAWPTLRQWLEPDMTAQAVYDQLAADAAQWAENHRDPAFLYRGARLLAVDDSRPRWDRDPDSFPPPGPTVERFLAASTEAARRAGRRRRLVIAGLGALSALALVAAGAAVNAARNAVDAANEADRQRSVASSRQLAAQSEVTGDSALSSMLAVAAWRIADTDEARNRVLSAATRTGRGILTGHTRGVTGLVFSPDGSIIATGSDDETVRLWDTASRRQLGAPITRPKYSCLSGTKLAFSPDGRTLATACLSTVRFYDVATHREVGAPLDQESVVRAFAYNPDGKTIVTGDSKGVVRQWDATTRRPHGTPIRHPGDKSRDETSVTRVTFSRDGKILATAGGDNTVRLWDTATSRRLGAPFAGHTESVTDLAISPDGTTLATVGWDRTGRLWDMATHKETGRLKDRTAGYESIAFSPDGTRIVTGGDSGRTVVWDTVSRQQVFVLADNFSSVNGVAFSPDGKLLAAASDDGDVRLADPQVFQQLGTPMPAMSSVALSPDGRILAAGVPDDKNPAIQLWDVATQRPLGPPLSPKGTRRAVYHVEFTPDGRMLLTSHADGLRLWDVAGRREIAHDPALKGVARISPDGRFAAVNEDDAIVFWDIARRRETGTRIRVPGHTDIITGMAISPDGAMVATTGWDNRTRLFEVTTGREIPGPPFKGAGGFVNALAFSPDGGRLALTASDNSVRFWDVPGRHSVGVGLIVEDHVTYSLAFSADGQVLATGLTGGDVQLWDLRTYRRLGAPMVGHKSGVTALAYARDGTIVATVAGDNSARLWNVRRPPDLVAAACANAGRSLTREEWENLVPQEKYRQTCP; encoded by the coding sequence ATGGGTGAGGGTGACGGGGGCGGCCACCGACCGCCGCGGGCACAGGCGCCGACCGGTCTCCGGCCGCCCCGGAGTGGCGGTGTCCCGCTGCCGTCCGACCATTCGGACGACGTGTGCCCCTACCAAGGCCTCGCACCGTTCGAGACCGAGAAGAGCGAGTTCTACTTCGGACGCGCGCGGGCGACGCACGGTCTGCTCGAGCGCCTGGGCCCGCGCCTGGACGAGCACGGGTCCATCCTGCTGGTCTCGGGCGCCTCGGGTGTGGGCAAGTCGTCGCTGTTACGGGCGGGGCTGATGCCGGCGCTGACCAAGGGCTTGCTGCCGCTCGCCGGATCGCAGCGTTGGCCGCGCCTGCTCATCACGCCGACCTCGAGGCCGTTACAGGCACTTGCCGAAGGCTGGATGGCGGCGTTCGGCGGGCACGTCGAAACGGTGCACGAGCAACTGCGGGACGATCCGAAGCAGATGGTGTCAGAGGCTTTCTCACCGGACCGCCGTCTCGTCCTGGTCGTCGATCAGTTCGAGGAACTGTTCACTCTGGTGACCGACGAGCGGGAGCGCCAATCGTTCGTGAGGGCTCTGCACGCGCTGACCGAAGGCCCGTCCGGCGCCGGAGTGATCATCGGTGTACGTGCGGACTACTGGGACCGCTGCGCGGCCTACCCGCAGTTCGCCGAGGCCATCCAGGACGGCCAGGTCATCGTCGAGCCGATGACGGAGTCGGACCTCCGGCTGGCCATCACCGGCCCCGCGGCCGCGGTGGGCCTGGAGATCGAGCCCGGTCTGGTGGAGACCATCCTGGGCGAACTACGCGTCGACCAGGCCGCCGGTGATCGCTACGAGGCCGGGGCCCTGCCGCTGCTTTCGCAGGCGCTGCGCAACACCTGGGAGAGACGTGAGGACGGCCGGCTGACCCTCCGGGGCTATGAGGAATCCGGCCGGGTCCGCGACTCCGTGCGGCGCACGGCCGACGAGGTCCTCGGACGGCTGTCGCCGGAGGACAGCAAGGCCGCGCTCCGGATCTTCCGGCGGATGACGCTGATCACCGCGGGCGGGCGGCTGGGGCGGCGCCGGGTGACGCCGGCCGAGGTCCACGCGGCCGCGGCCGCGCAGTCGGCGGAGCGGCGTGCCCAGGTCGAGGAGCTGCTTTCGGCGTTCGCCGACCGGCGCCTTCTCACGCTGCACGAGGACAGCGTCGAGATCGCCCACGACGCCCTGCTGACCGCCTGGCCCACCCTGCGGCAGTGGCTCGAACCGGACATGACCGCACAGGCGGTGTACGACCAGCTCGCCGCGGACGCCGCCCAGTGGGCCGAGAACCACCGCGACCCCGCCTTCCTCTACCGGGGCGCCCGTCTGCTGGCGGTCGATGACAGCCGGCCCCGCTGGGACCGCGACCCCGACAGCTTCCCGCCGCCCGGTCCGACCGTGGAGAGATTCCTCGCGGCGTCGACCGAGGCGGCACGGCGGGCGGGCCGCCGTCGGCGTCTCGTCATCGCAGGGCTCGGGGCGCTGTCGGCTCTCGCCCTCGTCGCGGCCGGCGCCGCCGTCAACGCGGCGCGCAACGCCGTCGATGCGGCGAACGAGGCTGATCGGCAACGCAGCGTGGCGAGCTCCCGCCAGTTGGCGGCGCAGAGCGAGGTCACCGGCGACTCCGCCCTGTCGTCGATGCTGGCTGTGGCGGCGTGGCGAATCGCTGACACCGACGAGGCCCGCAACCGCGTGCTGTCCGCGGCCACCCGCACCGGCCGCGGGATCCTCACCGGGCACACGCGAGGCGTCACGGGCCTGGTGTTCAGCCCTGACGGTTCGATCATCGCGACAGGAAGCGACGACGAGACCGTACGGCTCTGGGACACGGCATCGCGACGGCAGCTCGGCGCCCCGATCACCCGGCCGAAGTACAGCTGCTTGAGCGGCACCAAGCTGGCCTTCAGCCCCGATGGCCGTACGCTGGCCACGGCGTGTCTCAGCACCGTCCGGTTCTACGACGTGGCCACCCACCGCGAGGTGGGCGCCCCGCTGGACCAGGAGTCGGTCGTGAGGGCGTTCGCGTACAACCCGGATGGGAAGACCATCGTGACCGGAGACAGCAAGGGCGTCGTCCGGCAGTGGGACGCGACCACGCGCCGCCCGCACGGCACTCCCATACGCCACCCCGGTGACAAGTCGCGCGACGAGACCTCCGTCACCAGGGTGACGTTCAGCCGGGATGGGAAGATCCTGGCAACCGCCGGCGGGGACAACACCGTACGACTATGGGACACCGCCACCTCCCGCCGGCTCGGCGCCCCCTTCGCAGGACACACCGAATCCGTCACCGATCTCGCCATCAGCCCGGACGGCACCACCCTCGCGACCGTGGGCTGGGACCGGACGGGGCGCCTCTGGGACATGGCCACGCATAAGGAGACAGGCAGGCTCAAGGACCGCACCGCCGGTTACGAGTCGATCGCCTTCAGCCCCGACGGCACACGGATCGTCACCGGCGGAGACAGCGGTCGCACCGTCGTGTGGGACACGGTCAGCCGGCAACAGGTGTTCGTGCTCGCCGACAATTTCAGCAGTGTCAACGGCGTGGCGTTCAGCCCGGACGGAAAGCTGCTGGCCGCCGCCAGCGACGACGGCGACGTACGGCTGGCCGACCCGCAGGTTTTCCAGCAGCTCGGGACCCCCATGCCCGCGATGTCGTCCGTCGCGCTGAGCCCTGACGGACGAATCCTGGCCGCCGGTGTGCCCGACGACAAGAACCCCGCGATCCAGCTGTGGGACGTGGCCACCCAGCGTCCCCTCGGCCCGCCACTCAGTCCCAAGGGCACGCGCCGCGCGGTGTACCACGTCGAATTCACCCCCGACGGGCGGATGCTCCTGACGTCCCACGCGGACGGCCTGCGCCTCTGGGACGTCGCGGGGCGCCGCGAGATAGCCCATGACCCGGCGCTCAAGGGTGTGGCCAGGATCAGTCCCGACGGCAGGTTCGCCGCCGTGAACGAGGACGACGCCATCGTGTTCTGGGACATCGCGCGCCGCCGCGAGACCGGGACGCGCATCCGCGTACCCGGCCACACCGACATCATCACGGGGATGGCGATCAGCCCCGACGGGGCGATGGTGGCGACCACGGGCTGGGACAACCGGACACGGCTCTTCGAGGTGACAACCGGCCGCGAGATCCCGGGCCCGCCGTTCAAGGGCGCTGGCGGGTTCGTCAACGCCCTGGCGTTCAGTCCCGATGGCGGCAGGCTGGCCCTCACGGCCTCCGACAACAGCGTCCGGTTCTGGGACGTGCCCGGCCGCCACTCGGTCGGCGTCGGTCTGATCGTCGAGGACCACGTAACGTACAGCCTCGCGTTCAGCGCGGACGGTCAGGTTCTCGCCACCGGCTTGACCGGCGGGGATGTGCAGCTGTGGGATCTGCGGACCTACCGGCGGCTCGGCGCCCCGATGGTCGGGCACAAGAGCGGTGTGACCGCGCTCGCCTACGCTCGGGACGGGACCATCGTCGCCACGGTCGCGGGCGACAACAGCGCGCGGCTGTGGAACGTCCGCAGGCCCCCCGACCTGGTCGCCGCGGCGTGCGCCAACGCGGGCCGGTCTCTCACCCGCGAGGAATGGGAGAATCTCGTGCCGCAGGAGAAGTACCGCCAGACGTGTCCGTGA